A DNA window from Streptomyces bacillaris contains the following coding sequences:
- the rpmF gene encoding 50S ribosomal protein L32: MAVPKRKMSRSNTRHRRAQWKATTPQLVPVTVDGVVHQVPQRLVKAYERGLLRPES, translated from the coding sequence ATGGCAGTTCCGAAGCGGAAGATGTCCCGCAGCAACACCCGCCACCGCCGCGCCCAGTGGAAGGCCACCACGCCCCAGCTGGTGCCGGTGACCGTCGACGGCGTGGTGCACCAGGTGCCGCAGCGGCTGGTGAAGGCGTACGAGCGCGGCCTGCTGCGACCGGAGAGCTGA
- a CDS encoding MFS transporter, giving the protein MSRLGYPAAAAVFAVGMAGTTLPTPLYGLYREQLGFSELMVTVVFAVYALAVIATLLLAGNVSDEAGRRPVLLAALGFSAASALCFLFEGGLPALFAGRLLSGFAAGLLSGAATVTVLELAPPGRAARAGLAATAANMGGLGCGPLLAGLLAQYAPWPLRLPFLAHLALIAAAALLTWLLPETVTSGVRRFRLRPQGIAVPPQVRGVFAPSALAAFAGFALLGLFTAVAPAFVAETLDVHNLALTGLVVFTVFLASTAGQALMGQVGERRALPGGCFVLVAGLVLVAASLLLASLPLLIAGALCGGLGQGLAFRGAVTAISGAAPAEHRAATVSAFFVVAYLGISLPVVGVGALTLWLGLRDAGLVFSGCVLALALGVGLNLARRTPSVR; this is encoded by the coding sequence ATGAGCCGCCTGGGCTACCCGGCGGCAGCCGCCGTCTTCGCGGTCGGCATGGCCGGCACCACCCTGCCCACCCCGCTCTACGGCCTCTACCGCGAGCAGCTCGGGTTCTCCGAGCTGATGGTGACGGTCGTCTTCGCCGTCTACGCCCTGGCTGTCATCGCCACCCTGCTCCTCGCCGGGAACGTCTCCGACGAGGCGGGGCGGCGGCCCGTGCTCCTGGCCGCCCTGGGCTTCTCGGCGGCCAGCGCCCTCTGCTTCCTCTTCGAGGGCGGGCTCCCCGCCCTCTTCGCGGGCCGCCTCCTGTCGGGGTTCGCCGCCGGGCTGCTGAGCGGCGCCGCCACCGTCACAGTGCTGGAACTCGCACCACCGGGGCGCGCGGCGAGAGCCGGGCTCGCCGCCACCGCCGCCAACATGGGCGGCCTGGGGTGCGGGCCGCTCCTGGCGGGGCTGCTCGCCCAGTACGCGCCCTGGCCCCTGCGGCTGCCCTTCCTGGCGCATCTGGCGCTGATCGCCGCGGCCGCCCTGCTGACCTGGCTGCTGCCCGAGACGGTCACCTCCGGCGTACGGCGCTTCCGGCTGCGGCCGCAGGGGATCGCGGTGCCGCCCCAGGTGCGCGGGGTCTTCGCCCCCTCCGCGCTGGCCGCCTTCGCCGGGTTCGCCCTGCTGGGCCTCTTCACGGCCGTCGCCCCGGCCTTCGTGGCCGAGACGCTCGACGTGCACAACCTGGCCCTGACCGGGCTCGTCGTCTTCACCGTCTTCCTCGCCTCGACGGCCGGGCAGGCGCTCATGGGGCAGGTGGGGGAGCGGCGGGCCCTGCCGGGCGGGTGCTTCGTCCTGGTCGCCGGACTGGTGCTGGTGGCGGCCTCGTTGCTGCTCGCCTCGCTGCCCCTGCTCATCGCCGGGGCGCTCTGCGGGGGCCTCGGGCAGGGGCTCGCGTTCCGGGGCGCGGTGACCGCGATCAGCGGAGCGGCACCGGCCGAGCACCGGGCCGCCACGGTCTCCGCGTTCTTCGTCGTCGCCTACCTGGGCATCTCGCTGCCGGTCGTGGGCGTGGGCGCCCTGACCCTGTGGCTGGGGCTGCGCGACGCGGGCCTGGTCTTCTCCGGCTGCGTGCTGGCCCTGGCCCTGGGCGTCGGCCTGAACCTGGCCCGGAGGACTCCGTCCGTACGGTGA
- the rpmG gene encoding 50S ribosomal protein L33, producing MARNDVRPVIKLRSTAGTGYTYVTRKNRRNNPDRMVLRKYDPVARRHVDFREER from the coding sequence ATGGCTCGCAACGACGTACGCCCGGTCATCAAGCTCCGCTCCACCGCGGGGACCGGCTACACCTATGTCACCCGTAAGAACCGCCGCAACAACCCCGACCGGATGGTGCTGCGCAAGTACGACCCGGTCGCCCGTCGGCATGTCGACTTCCGCGAGGAGCGCTGA
- the rpsR gene encoding 30S ribosomal protein S18 has product MARKQDPRKPLKARPNPLDAAGITYIDYKDTDLLRKFISDRGKIRSRRVSRVSAQQQRQLAAAIKNAREMALLPYGTGAGSGK; this is encoded by the coding sequence ATGGCACGCAAGCAGGACCCCCGTAAGCCGCTCAAGGCCCGCCCCAACCCTCTGGACGCGGCGGGGATCACGTACATCGACTACAAGGACACCGATCTGCTGCGGAAGTTCATCTCCGACCGCGGCAAGATCCGCAGCCGCAGGGTGAGCCGGGTGAGCGCCCAGCAGCAGCGGCAGCTCGCCGCGGCCATCAAGAACGCCCGGGAGATGGCGCTGCTGCCGTACGGAACCGGCGCCGGTTCCGGGAAGTAG
- a CDS encoding CobW family GTP-binding protein, whose protein sequence is MTEEARRKLPVVIVCGLHSEARREVVEGLLATVPHSVALHHDLTTATGGTVRRILRDATGELSTGETPLVNDCACCALREDLVPELRRLADGGLTRLAVLELWDSVEPKSMAEVIAVHGADGFEVTNVITAIDPTLVLPCLANGDDLAEAGLAAAPADQRTVGDTWARQVEYAPVLALVDSPAADDEDRALIRQLNPMARQVHSDPAELARLAVAGFDVGAAAAGQHPACALLPQEAEEAGVSTLVWRRHRPFHPERLYDALEDLCCAAARSRGRFWLADRPDTLLSWEAAGGALCVENTGPWLASLPDAAWAMVEPYRRAAAALDWHTEHGDRCQHLVFVSPGLDRDGLTGLLESCLLTDEEYRAGREAWKNLPAAFDALLDPV, encoded by the coding sequence GTGACGGAGGAAGCGCGCCGGAAGCTGCCCGTCGTCATCGTCTGCGGGCTGCACTCCGAGGCCCGCCGCGAGGTGGTGGAGGGGCTGCTCGCCACGGTCCCGCACAGCGTCGCGCTCCACCACGACCTGACGACGGCGACCGGCGGCACGGTACGCCGGATCCTGCGGGACGCCACCGGCGAGCTGTCCACGGGCGAAACGCCCCTGGTCAACGACTGCGCGTGCTGTGCGCTGCGGGAGGACCTGGTCCCCGAGCTGCGGCGGCTGGCGGACGGCGGGCTGACCCGGCTCGCCGTCCTGGAGCTGTGGGACTCCGTCGAGCCGAAGTCGATGGCCGAAGTCATCGCGGTCCACGGGGCCGACGGCTTCGAGGTCACCAACGTCATCACCGCGATCGACCCCACCCTCGTCCTGCCGTGCCTCGCCAACGGCGACGACCTGGCGGAGGCCGGCCTCGCGGCCGCACCCGCCGACCAGCGGACCGTCGGGGACACCTGGGCCCGGCAGGTGGAGTACGCCCCGGTCCTGGCCCTCGTCGACAGCCCGGCCGCCGACGACGAGGACCGCGCGCTGATCCGTCAGCTCAACCCGATGGCACGTCAGGTCCACTCCGATCCGGCGGAGTTGGCCCGGCTCGCGGTCGCCGGGTTCGATGTGGGCGCGGCAGCCGCCGGCCAGCATCCGGCCTGTGCGCTGCTGCCCCAGGAGGCGGAGGAGGCCGGGGTCTCCACGCTCGTCTGGCGGCGCCACCGTCCCTTCCATCCCGAGCGGCTGTACGACGCGCTGGAGGACCTGTGCTGTGCGGCGGCCCGCAGCCGGGGGCGGTTCTGGCTGGCGGACCGGCCCGACACGCTGCTCTCCTGGGAGGCGGCGGGCGGCGCGCTCTGTGTGGAGAACACCGGCCCCTGGCTCGCCTCCCTCCCGGACGCGGCCTGGGCCATGGTGGAGCCCTACCGGCGGGCCGCCGCCGCGCTGGACTGGCACACCGAGCACGGCGACCGCTGCCAGCACCTGGTCTTCGTCTCCCCCGGCCTCGACCGCGACGGGCTGACCGGGCTGCTGGAGTCGTGCCTGCTCACGGACGAGGAGTACCGGGCGGGCCGGGAGGCGTGGAAGAACCTGCCGGCCGCCTTCGACGCGCTCCTCGACCCGGTCTGA
- the rpsN gene encoding 30S ribosomal protein S14, with protein MAKKSKIAQNEKRKATVERYAARRAELKEVIRRPATPAAERAAAVEELRRQPRDASATRVRNRDSVDGRPRGYLRTFGLSRVRMREQAHAGFLPGVTKSSW; from the coding sequence ATGGCCAAGAAGAGCAAGATCGCGCAGAACGAGAAGCGCAAGGCGACCGTCGAGCGGTACGCGGCCCGCCGGGCCGAGCTGAAGGAGGTCATCCGCCGCCCGGCTACTCCGGCGGCCGAACGCGCTGCGGCGGTCGAGGAGTTGCGGCGCCAGCCGCGCGACGCGAGCGCCACGAGGGTGCGCAACCGCGACAGTGTCGACGGCCGGCCCCGCGGCTATCTGCGGACCTTCGGCCTCTCCCGGGTCCGGATGCGCGAACAGGCGCACGCCGGATTCCTGCCCGGCGTGACCAAGTCCTCCTGGTGA
- a CDS encoding nuclear transport factor 2 family protein: MGDSGDRAGPPPDSRDDDGRAHGSGDDSRDGGPGTVPDDRADDHAHLASVVDAWAAAIVANDADRIAAYMADEWVIVSESGITDRDTFLAFVASGDLTHSAMRAVTPPRIRVHGDTALVTVRITNTAHYGGRRFDADEWTTDVFVRRDGHWRCVLSHITPAAPPQGS, from the coding sequence ATGGGAGACAGCGGAGACCGCGCCGGGCCGCCCCCGGACAGCCGTGACGACGACGGCCGAGCCCACGGCAGCGGTGACGACAGCCGCGACGGCGGGCCAGGCACCGTTCCCGACGACCGCGCAGACGATCACGCCCACCTCGCCTCCGTCGTGGACGCCTGGGCCGCCGCGATCGTCGCCAACGACGCCGACCGGATCGCCGCCTACATGGCCGACGAGTGGGTCATCGTCTCCGAGTCCGGCATCACCGACCGCGACACCTTCCTGGCCTTCGTCGCCTCCGGCGACCTGACCCACTCCGCGATGCGGGCCGTCACCCCGCCGAGGATCCGCGTCCACGGGGACACCGCCCTGGTCACCGTACGGATCACGAACACCGCCCACTACGGCGGCCGCCGCTTCGACGCCGACGAATGGACCACGGACGTCTTCGTCCGGCGGGACGGCCACTGGCGGTGCGTGCTCAGCCACATCACCCCCGCCGCACCTCCCCAGGGTTCATGA
- a CDS encoding ABC transporter ATP-binding protein, with translation MAARTRDMTVDANDDAGTNGKADPPDGPDRTVEVPAAVRAEGLGFGYPGREVLRGVDLSIGAGELVALIGLNGCGKSTFLKLAAGLLTPGAGRVLLDGDDVARLPRRAAARRVALLHQSAPAVPALTVRQLVRQGRYATRGPLGMLRDGDDEVVNRALADVGVTDWADRPVDALSGGERQRVRLAMALAQDAPLLFLDEPTTYLDLRHQLEVLQTVVRLRAERRLTVVMVLHDLNHAARFADRIVALREGRIAADGPPAEVVTERLLAEVLGVQGRVGIDAEGGWPVCYPDHPLDPPQLLRNENHIH, from the coding sequence ATGGCCGCACGGACGAGAGACATGACGGTGGACGCGAACGACGACGCGGGGACGAACGGGAAGGCGGATCCACCGGACGGGCCGGACCGGACCGTGGAGGTGCCCGCCGCGGTCCGGGCGGAGGGGCTCGGCTTCGGCTATCCGGGGCGCGAGGTGCTGCGCGGGGTCGACCTGAGCATCGGCGCCGGTGAACTCGTGGCCCTCATCGGCCTCAACGGCTGCGGCAAGAGCACCTTCCTCAAGCTGGCCGCCGGACTGCTCACCCCCGGCGCGGGCCGGGTCCTGCTCGACGGCGACGACGTGGCGCGCCTGCCCCGGCGGGCCGCCGCCCGCCGGGTCGCGCTGCTGCACCAGTCGGCACCGGCCGTACCGGCGCTGACCGTGAGGCAGTTGGTGCGCCAGGGCCGGTATGCCACCCGGGGACCGCTCGGGATGCTGCGGGACGGCGACGACGAGGTGGTGAACCGGGCCCTCGCCGATGTCGGCGTGACCGACTGGGCGGACCGCCCGGTGGACGCGCTGTCGGGCGGCGAGCGCCAACGGGTGCGCCTCGCCATGGCGTTGGCCCAGGACGCCCCGCTTCTCTTCCTGGACGAGCCCACCACCTATCTCGATCTGCGGCACCAGCTGGAGGTGCTCCAGACCGTCGTACGGCTGCGCGCCGAGCGGCGGCTCACCGTGGTGATGGTGCTTCATGACCTCAACCACGCGGCGCGGTTCGCGGACCGGATCGTCGCGCTGCGGGAGGGGCGCATCGCCGCCGACGGCCCGCCGGCGGAGGTGGTCACGGAGCGCCTGCTGGCCGAAGTCCTGGGCGTGCAGGGGCGAGTGGGGATCGATGCCGAGGGCGGCTGGCCCGTCTGTTACCCAGATCACCCTCTCGACCCGCCTCAGCTATTGCGGAATGAAAATCATATTCATTAG
- a CDS encoding subtilase-type protease inhibitor has protein sequence MRHNRHAIFATVAAGALALSGLAATSAHAAPAKPASLYAPSALVLTVAQGEDPLTATVKRAVTLTCAPGAEGTHPAPEAACAELESVGGQFTALARTSPDRMCTRQWDPVVITAHGVWHGQRVAFSTTYGNACELAGSMHESAVYSF, from the coding sequence ATGCGACACAACCGTCACGCAATCTTTGCAACCGTCGCCGCCGGCGCACTGGCCCTCAGCGGTCTCGCCGCCACCTCCGCCCACGCGGCACCGGCGAAGCCCGCGAGCCTCTACGCACCCTCCGCCCTCGTCCTCACCGTGGCCCAGGGCGAGGACCCGCTCACCGCGACGGTCAAGCGGGCGGTCACGCTCACCTGCGCCCCCGGTGCCGAGGGCACCCACCCGGCCCCCGAGGCCGCCTGTGCCGAACTGGAGTCGGTGGGCGGCCAGTTCACCGCGCTCGCCCGGACCTCGCCGGACCGCATGTGCACCCGGCAGTGGGACCCGGTCGTGATCACCGCCCACGGTGTCTGGCACGGCCAGCGCGTCGCGTTCTCGACCACGTACGGCAACGCCTGCGAGCTGGCCGGGAGCATGCACGAGAGCGCCGTCTACTCCTTCTGA
- the rpmB gene encoding 50S ribosomal protein L28 encodes MSAHCQLTGSQPGFGNSISHSHRRTSRRFDPNVQRKRYWLPSEGRHVRLTLSARAIKTIDVIGIEAAVARIRARGGKV; translated from the coding sequence GTGTCCGCCCACTGCCAACTGACCGGCTCGCAGCCGGGATTCGGCAACTCCATCTCCCACTCGCACCGCCGTACGTCACGCCGGTTCGACCCGAATGTCCAGCGCAAGCGGTACTGGCTCCCCAGTGAGGGGCGCCATGTGCGGCTGACGCTCAGCGCCCGCGCGATCAAGACGATCGACGTCATCGGCATCGAGGCCGCGGTCGCGCGCATCCGCGCCCGGGGAGGGAAGGTCTGA
- a CDS encoding ABC transporter substrate-binding protein → MPRTALRVRRWAAIAVLGGLLAGCGTTDEPSGSAAEPAAGAKARTSTEVRPIEAATRITDAKGVTVSLEKPPQKIVCLVALCDDILVELGMVPTATNSAVLAHPDFLGKEKAAKVPVVPGGFLSPEVEAILSHRPDLVIGLEDTHGKLAPALKGATTFWPVQPGSWQDSVGYLRDLAALTGRTEQGEKAERTFRTRLAEAEENRSDKTSLIIFGSDENFGVATPETDVAAGLFPKISHYPWKSRGVDGSYSLEEILARDVDVLFVETLSFGAPDGKLSDKLAKNPLWSRIPAVKNGKVIEVDSEVWAKGRGTRSMGIVLDEATAALR, encoded by the coding sequence ATGCCACGCACCGCACTGAGAGTCCGCCGCTGGGCCGCGATCGCCGTACTGGGAGGGCTGCTGGCCGGTTGCGGCACGACCGACGAGCCGTCCGGGTCCGCCGCCGAACCGGCGGCCGGGGCCAAGGCCCGTACGAGCACCGAGGTACGGCCCATCGAGGCCGCCACCCGGATCACCGACGCCAAGGGCGTCACCGTCTCGCTGGAGAAGCCCCCGCAGAAGATCGTCTGCCTGGTCGCCCTCTGCGACGACATCCTGGTCGAGCTGGGCATGGTCCCCACCGCCACCAACTCCGCCGTCCTCGCCCACCCCGATTTCCTGGGCAAGGAGAAGGCCGCGAAGGTCCCCGTCGTGCCCGGCGGCTTCCTCAGCCCCGAGGTCGAGGCGATCCTCTCCCACCGGCCCGACCTGGTGATCGGCCTGGAGGACACCCACGGCAAGCTCGCCCCCGCGCTGAAGGGTGCCACCACCTTCTGGCCCGTCCAGCCCGGCTCCTGGCAGGACAGCGTCGGCTACCTGCGCGACCTGGCCGCGCTCACCGGCCGTACGGAACAGGGCGAGAAGGCCGAGAGGACGTTCCGTACCCGGCTGGCCGAGGCCGAGGAGAACCGGAGCGACAAGACGTCACTGATCATCTTCGGCAGCGACGAGAACTTCGGCGTCGCCACCCCGGAGACCGATGTGGCCGCCGGACTCTTCCCGAAGATCTCCCACTACCCCTGGAAGAGCAGGGGAGTCGACGGCTCCTACAGCCTGGAGGAGATCCTCGCGCGGGATGTCGACGTCCTCTTCGTGGAAACGCTCTCCTTCGGTGCGCCGGACGGCAAGCTCTCCGACAAGCTCGCCAAGAACCCGCTCTGGTCGCGCATCCCGGCGGTGAAGAACGGCAAGGTCATCGAGGTCGACTCCGAGGTCTGGGCCAAGGGCCGCGGCACCCGGTCCATGGGCATCGTCCTCGACGAGGCGACGGCCGCACTGCGGTGA
- a CDS encoding FecCD family ABC transporter permease: MSVSEAAPGTARQAWRSPGVRLGALVVLVAAVACADLFAGRGVAAGGVRAVLLGGGDPMAQHIVLQLRLPRLLVALVAGASLGVAGLVLQSALRNPLAGPEVTGVTPGAVLGAVAATGLGLAGWDSPAAVVVAACLGGFAGAGLLWLLAGREKGDPEQTAVYGVLVSAVLAGLTAVVLLVAPGELGSVVQWLIGSTEGRVWEHWHLLWPWAAVWGAAAWLLAAPLTLLRCGDEQASAAGLDAGRGRAAALVCAVALTAGAVSAVGALGFVGLLVPHLALAVFGADLRITLPGAALLGAVVVCGADAAAQLLSRLLVVALDADRLTLPVGALTTFVGAGLLLVVARRRADER, encoded by the coding sequence ATGAGCGTGTCGGAAGCGGCGCCCGGAACGGCCCGGCAGGCCTGGCGCTCACCGGGCGTGCGGCTGGGCGCCCTGGTGGTTCTCGTGGCCGCCGTAGCCTGTGCGGACCTGTTCGCGGGGCGGGGTGTGGCGGCAGGGGGAGTACGGGCCGTGCTCCTGGGCGGCGGAGACCCCATGGCCCAGCACATCGTCCTCCAACTCCGTTTGCCCCGGCTGCTGGTGGCCCTGGTCGCCGGGGCGAGCCTGGGCGTCGCCGGGCTCGTCCTTCAGTCGGCCCTGCGCAATCCGCTGGCCGGACCCGAGGTCACCGGGGTCACCCCCGGAGCGGTCCTCGGCGCGGTCGCCGCCACCGGTCTCGGCCTGGCCGGCTGGGACTCCCCGGCGGCGGTCGTCGTGGCGGCCTGCCTCGGCGGGTTCGCGGGGGCGGGGCTGCTGTGGCTGCTCGCGGGGCGGGAGAAGGGCGACCCCGAGCAGACCGCCGTGTACGGGGTGCTGGTGTCGGCGGTCCTCGCCGGGCTCACCGCCGTGGTCCTCCTGGTGGCCCCGGGCGAACTGGGCAGCGTCGTCCAGTGGTTGATCGGTTCCACCGAGGGCCGGGTCTGGGAGCACTGGCATCTGCTGTGGCCGTGGGCGGCGGTGTGGGGAGCGGCGGCCTGGCTGCTCGCGGCCCCGCTCACCCTGCTGCGCTGCGGCGACGAACAGGCATCCGCCGCCGGGCTGGACGCCGGGCGGGGCCGGGCCGCCGCGCTCGTGTGTGCGGTGGCCCTGACGGCGGGGGCGGTCTCGGCCGTGGGGGCGCTCGGCTTCGTGGGCCTGCTGGTGCCGCATCTGGCGCTGGCCGTCTTCGGCGCCGACCTGCGCATCACCCTTCCCGGCGCCGCGCTGCTCGGCGCGGTGGTGGTGTGCGGGGCGGACGCCGCGGCCCAACTGCTCTCCCGGCTCCTGGTGGTGGCGCTCGACGCGGACCGGCTGACCCTGCCGGTCGGCGCGCTGACCACCTTCGTCGGGGCCGGGCTGCTGCTGGTCGTGGCGCGGCGACGGGCGGACGAACGATGA
- a CDS encoding FecCD family ABC transporter permease, with the protein MRRLRVVPVALTVVAVVSAVCALSLGTPYVPPARLPATLGSDGLAGIVVTELRLPRMVLALVAGACLGAAGLVLQEALRNPLAVPEMLGVSSGAALGVAAPLVLALSVPLGLQPFLALAGAALGGLLTLVAAGFGRSPSSVLLTGAAVAAALQAGLLVLMVMADQLDLQLIYRYLLGSLSARTWDDVTGLLPWLAVAVPALVLCVPVLGVLRLGDDDARALGVRVERARVAALGIAVVLIAPVVAVCGPVAWVGFLAPHLARRLKPDGGAAGWLVRSALCGAVVVLCADQPARLALAPVETPVGAWTALVGVPVGVVLLKRGRRAARGRDRGPASAGPASDASLPVPGQAGGPVRGAESIPLLRKAER; encoded by the coding sequence GTGAGGCGGCTGCGTGTGGTGCCGGTCGCACTGACGGTCGTGGCGGTGGTGAGCGCGGTGTGCGCGCTGAGCCTCGGTACGCCGTACGTTCCCCCCGCCCGGCTCCCCGCCACCCTCGGCTCCGACGGCCTCGCGGGGATCGTCGTCACCGAACTGCGGCTCCCCCGCATGGTGTTGGCACTGGTCGCCGGTGCCTGTCTGGGCGCGGCGGGGCTGGTGCTCCAGGAGGCGCTGCGCAATCCGCTCGCCGTCCCGGAGATGCTCGGCGTCTCCTCCGGTGCCGCGCTCGGTGTGGCGGCACCGCTGGTGCTGGCCCTCTCCGTGCCGCTCGGCCTCCAGCCCTTCCTGGCCTTGGCCGGGGCGGCGCTCGGCGGACTGCTGACGCTGGTCGCCGCCGGGTTCGGCCGCAGCCCGTCGTCCGTGCTGCTCACCGGGGCCGCCGTCGCCGCCGCGCTCCAGGCGGGGCTGCTGGTGCTCATGGTGATGGCCGACCAACTGGACCTCCAGCTCATCTACCGCTATCTGCTGGGCAGCCTCTCCGCTCGCACCTGGGACGACGTCACCGGACTGCTGCCCTGGCTGGCCGTCGCCGTCCCCGCGCTGGTGCTCTGTGTGCCGGTGCTCGGCGTGCTGCGGCTCGGTGACGACGACGCCCGCGCCCTCGGCGTACGCGTCGAACGCGCCCGGGTCGCCGCGCTCGGTATCGCCGTCGTCCTGATCGCGCCTGTGGTGGCGGTCTGCGGCCCGGTGGCCTGGGTCGGCTTCCTCGCCCCCCACCTCGCCCGACGGCTGAAGCCGGACGGCGGGGCGGCGGGGTGGCTCGTGCGCTCCGCCCTGTGCGGGGCGGTTGTGGTGCTCTGCGCGGACCAGCCCGCCCGGCTGGCGCTCGCCCCGGTCGAGACGCCCGTCGGGGCATGGACGGCCCTGGTCGGGGTGCCGGTCGGGGTGGTGCTGCTGAAGCGGGGGCGGCGTGCGGCGCGTGGGCGCGACCGGGGGCCCGCGTCCGCCGGGCCGGCATCCGATGCGTCCCTGCCCGTGCCTGGGCAGGCCGGAGGGCCCGTGCGGGGCGCGGAGTCCATACCTCTTCTGCGGAAGGCGGAGCGATGA
- a CDS encoding MFS transporter has protein sequence MGTDTSKGDGPESASSGPAASGRRAGCPNQSLALAAMLFAVSMTFIDQTIVAIAAPDIIHELGLTSTQMQWVVNAYLLTLAAFFALGGRLSDIYGHRRVMLIGTLVFVISSALCGAVPAGDFAQAWLIGFRAVQGIGAALMFPAALAVVIAVFPVERRGRALALFFGLSGALTAVGPLLGGWLTSWTWRAIFWVNVPVAVIAIVLTLLARIPDRSKREPLDLPGAVLVAVGMGLTVLGLQQASTWGWDAVATWACIVVGVLVLAFFCWFELRARIPLIELQVFRDRAFQIDTAVLFFSMMAFVPVFFFASVYAQVSLSASPNQAALYLLYFFVGFGIASQWGGRILDKRGARPALKLGTALGAVGFALWAGKLTTLSMHDQWLYAALAGAGIGFLLAPASTDAVNRAIGASYGEVTGITQTVRNFAASIGLAVFGTVLTHRTITNVEGTLRDKGVPEGAAGDAAESVAQAVTGQADTRGPSGSGPVADAVKDSMQAIRMDFAQANQWVFYGMAICLAVAFLFALCHPGTRVTQDSPEGAGRAQKE, from the coding sequence ATGGGCACAGACACCTCCAAGGGGGACGGCCCGGAGTCGGCGTCGTCAGGCCCGGCGGCCTCGGGCCGCCGGGCCGGATGCCCGAATCAGAGCCTCGCTCTCGCGGCCATGCTGTTCGCCGTGTCGATGACGTTCATCGACCAGACGATCGTCGCCATCGCCGCTCCCGACATCATTCACGAACTGGGCCTCACCTCCACGCAGATGCAGTGGGTGGTCAACGCCTATCTGCTCACGCTGGCCGCGTTCTTCGCGCTGGGCGGGCGGTTGTCCGACATCTACGGGCATCGCCGGGTGATGCTGATCGGCACCCTCGTCTTCGTCATCTCCTCCGCGCTGTGCGGTGCCGTGCCGGCCGGGGACTTCGCCCAGGCCTGGCTGATCGGCTTCCGTGCCGTGCAGGGCATCGGCGCGGCGCTGATGTTCCCGGCCGCGCTGGCCGTGGTCATCGCGGTGTTCCCGGTGGAGCGGCGGGGGCGGGCGCTTGCGCTGTTCTTCGGGCTCTCCGGAGCCCTGACGGCGGTCGGGCCGCTGCTCGGCGGCTGGCTCACCTCCTGGACCTGGCGCGCGATCTTCTGGGTCAACGTGCCCGTCGCCGTCATCGCCATCGTGCTGACGCTGCTGGCGCGCATCCCGGACCGGTCGAAGCGCGAACCCCTGGATCTGCCGGGTGCGGTGCTGGTGGCGGTCGGGATGGGACTGACGGTGCTGGGCCTCCAGCAGGCGTCCACCTGGGGGTGGGACGCCGTCGCCACCTGGGCGTGCATCGTGGTCGGGGTGCTGGTGCTGGCGTTCTTCTGCTGGTTCGAACTGCGGGCCCGGATCCCGCTCATCGAGCTCCAGGTCTTCCGGGACCGGGCGTTCCAGATCGACACCGCGGTGCTGTTCTTCTCGATGATGGCGTTCGTCCCGGTCTTCTTCTTCGCCTCCGTCTACGCACAGGTCTCGTTGAGCGCCTCGCCGAACCAGGCGGCGCTCTACCTCCTCTACTTCTTCGTCGGTTTCGGTATCGCCTCGCAGTGGGGCGGCCGGATCCTGGACAAGCGCGGTGCCCGCCCGGCACTGAAGCTGGGCACCGCGCTCGGGGCGGTCGGATTCGCCCTGTGGGCGGGGAAGTTGACGACGCTCTCCATGCACGACCAGTGGCTGTACGCGGCGTTGGCCGGTGCGGGGATCGGGTTCCTGCTGGCACCGGCCTCGACGGACGCCGTGAACCGGGCGATCGGTGCTTCGTACGGGGAGGTCACCGGGATCACCCAGACGGTGCGGAACTTCGCGGCGAGCATCGGACTGGCCGTGTTCGGCACGGTGTTGACGCACCGGACGATCACCAACGTGGAAGGCACGCTGCGGGACAAGGGGGTGCCGGAGGGTGCGGCGGGCGATGCCGCGGAGTCGGTCGCGCAGGCGGTGACCGGCCAGGCGGACACCCGGGGGCCCTCCGGGTCCGGGCCGGTGGCCGATGCGGTGAAGGACTCCATGCAGGCGATCCGGATGGACTTCGCCCAGGCCAACCAGTGGGTGTTCTACGGGATGGCGATCTGTCTGGCCGTCGCGTTCCTCTTCGCGCTGTGTCACCCGGGCACCCGGGTGACACAGGATTCCCCGGAGGGGGCCGGCCGGGCTCAGAAGGAGTAG
- a CDS encoding type B 50S ribosomal protein L31: MKPGIHPAYGPVVFRDKAADFAFLTRSTLTSDRTVEWEDGNTYPVVDVEISSASHPFYTGTARVLDTAGRVERFERRYGRGEAR, translated from the coding sequence ATGAAGCCCGGAATCCACCCCGCCTACGGCCCCGTCGTCTTCCGCGACAAGGCCGCCGACTTCGCCTTCCTCACCCGCTCCACCCTGACCAGCGACAGGACCGTGGAGTGGGAGGACGGCAACACCTACCCGGTGGTCGACGTGGAGATCTCCTCCGCGAGCCACCCCTTCTACACCGGTACCGCACGTGTCCTGGACACCGCGGGCCGGGTCGAGCGCTTCGAGCGCCGCTACGGACGCGGTGAGGCCCGGTGA